One part of the Thermithiobacillus tepidarius DSM 3134 genome encodes these proteins:
- a CDS encoding transposase, with amino-acid sequence KHWCTCVMRSKVEPMKEVAAMVRRHLEGIVAWAQTRQTNGFLEALNGLFQSAKRRARGFTRFTTIRTVIFLIAGKLDFAVINPHARQPT; translated from the coding sequence TCAAGCACTGGTGCACCTGCGTCATGCGTTCCAAGGTCGAACCCATGAAGGAGGTCGCCGCCATGGTCCGTCGCCACCTCGAGGGCATCGTCGCCTGGGCCCAGACCCGCCAGACCAACGGCTTCCTCGAAGCGCTCAACGGCCTGTTTCAGTCCGCCAAGCGCCGCGCTCGCGGCTTCACCCGCTTCACCACTATCAGAACCGTCATCTTCCTGATCGCCGGCAAGCTCGACTTCGCAGTGATCAACCCTCATGCCCGGCAACCCACTTGA
- the typA gene encoding translational GTPase TypA yields the protein MSRKLRNIAIIAHVDHGKTTLVDKLLQQSGTFAAHQQVEERVMDSNALERERGITILAKNTAITYGDTHINIVDTPGHADFGGEVERVLGMVDGVVLLVDACEGPMPQTRFVTKKALALGLKPIVVVNKVDRPCARPDWVVNATFDLFDNLGATDEQLDFPIVYASGVQGYATLDLEQPSSDMRPLFETILSHVPAPTGSAEEPLQMQIAALDYSSFVGRIGIGRVYRGKIYPGQDVMVLKGDADKPVKGRILQVFGFRGLEREETPAAYAGDIVAITGIEEIGIGATIADIASPEALPWKPVDEPTLTMNFQVNTSPFAGQEGKMVTSRQIRARLEKELLTNVALRVEDTDNADVFRVSGRGELHLTILLENMRREGFELAVSRPRVIFKEVDGEKQEPYEILTVDVEEQHQGAIMEKLGLRRGELLDMLPDGKGRVRIEYRIPARGLIGFQTEFLTATSGTGIIAHVFDGYGPMKGPIPARINGVLISAEQGEAVGFALFNLQERGRLFVSPGEKVYEGMIIGIHSRDNDLVVNPLKEKKLTNMRASGSDENIILTPPIKLTLESAIEFIDDDELVEITPQSIRIRKQFLKEHERKKAARQGD from the coding sequence ATGTCACGCAAGCTTCGCAACATCGCCATCATCGCCCACGTGGACCACGGCAAGACCACCCTCGTGGACAAACTGCTGCAGCAGTCCGGCACCTTCGCCGCCCACCAGCAGGTGGAGGAACGGGTCATGGACAGCAACGCCCTGGAGCGTGAGCGCGGCATCACCATCCTGGCCAAGAACACCGCCATCACCTACGGCGACACCCACATCAACATCGTCGATACGCCCGGCCACGCCGACTTCGGCGGCGAGGTGGAGCGGGTGCTGGGCATGGTGGACGGCGTGGTGCTGCTGGTGGACGCCTGCGAGGGGCCCATGCCGCAGACCCGCTTCGTCACCAAGAAGGCGCTGGCGCTCGGGCTCAAGCCCATCGTGGTGGTGAACAAGGTCGACCGCCCCTGCGCCCGCCCCGACTGGGTGGTCAACGCCACCTTCGACCTCTTCGACAATCTGGGCGCCACCGACGAGCAGTTGGACTTCCCGATCGTCTACGCCTCCGGCGTGCAGGGCTACGCGACCCTGGATCTGGAGCAGCCCAGCAGCGACATGCGCCCGCTCTTCGAGACCATCCTGAGCCACGTGCCGGCGCCCACCGGCAGCGCGGAGGAGCCGCTGCAGATGCAGATCGCGGCGCTGGACTACTCCAGCTTCGTGGGCCGCATCGGCATCGGCCGCGTCTATCGCGGCAAGATCTATCCCGGCCAGGACGTGATGGTGCTCAAGGGCGACGCGGACAAGCCGGTCAAGGGCCGCATCCTGCAGGTCTTCGGCTTCCGCGGCCTGGAGCGGGAGGAAACCCCGGCGGCCTATGCCGGCGACATCGTCGCCATCACCGGCATCGAGGAGATCGGCATCGGCGCGACCATCGCCGACATCGCCTCCCCGGAGGCCCTGCCCTGGAAGCCGGTGGACGAGCCGACCCTGACCATGAACTTCCAGGTCAACACCAGCCCCTTCGCCGGCCAGGAAGGCAAGATGGTCACCAGCCGGCAGATCCGCGCCCGCCTGGAAAAGGAGCTGCTCACCAATGTGGCGCTGCGGGTGGAGGACACGGACAACGCCGACGTCTTCCGGGTGTCCGGGCGCGGCGAGCTGCATCTGACCATCCTGCTGGAAAACATGCGCCGCGAAGGCTTCGAGCTGGCCGTCTCGCGCCCGCGCGTGATCTTCAAGGAAGTCGACGGCGAGAAGCAGGAACCCTATGAAATCCTGACCGTGGACGTGGAGGAGCAGCACCAGGGCGCCATCATGGAGAAGCTCGGCCTGCGCCGCGGCGAGCTGCTGGACATGCTGCCCGACGGCAAGGGTCGGGTGCGCATCGAGTACCGCATCCCGGCGCGCGGGCTGATCGGCTTCCAGACCGAGTTCCTCACCGCCACCAGCGGCACCGGCATCATCGCCCACGTCTTCGACGGCTACGGCCCCATGAAGGGCCCCATCCCGGCGCGCATCAACGGCGTGCTGATTTCCGCCGAGCAGGGCGAGGCCGTGGGCTTCGCGCTCTTCAACCTGCAGGAGCGCGGCCGCCTCTTCGTGAGTCCCGGCGAGAAGGTCTACGAGGGCATGATCATCGGCATCCACAGCCGCGACAACGATCTGGTGGTCAACCCGCTCAAGGAAAAGAAGCTGACCAACATGCGCGCCTCGGGTTCGGACGAAAACATCATCCTCACCCCGCCCATCAAGCTGACGCTGGAATCGGCCATCGAGTTCATCGACGACGACGAGCTGGTGGAGATCACGCCGCAGTCCATCCGCATCCGCAAGCAGTTCCTCAAGGAGCACGAGCGCAAGAAAGCTGCCCGGCAGGGGGATTGA